A genome region from Setaria italica strain Yugu1 chromosome III, Setaria_italica_v2.0, whole genome shotgun sequence includes the following:
- the LOC101772652 gene encoding peroxisomal membrane protein PEX14 isoform X5, with translation MASTTGSGQQQSPSPAAADADPGAGAEKLVFEAPPQPVREDYVQNAVKFLSHPKVKGSPVVYRRSFLEKKGLTTQEIDEAFRRVPDPQPSATTATASQPQQQANSQNQSTGVQTYAPVQSVLPGTAGPVVLRTQPRFSWYQAFLAAGLLLGFGASAAVFIKKLFIPRLKSWIRSVVAEGDEIQGNQPKAKIDEETAEAVKASASAVSAIAKTNQQLLASKDEEKKILSTLTQALDSQARELKSLSESLNHSRESINITREDRFSQYRPLEEHAPPAIRNGPVNSSWRASQQTNMYGASNGDFGSGWRSSFAPAPIEPTAGSFSRSCFEQTMSTAQRGDRSSGSKPWEMQQYSQQRPGYGSNSQLSDDGSYTDAQDNYPPSYHQNGKAPDFQADEPRPLTYNTGIEERPPPQRRWMPPQPPGVVMPEAAAAIRQPKTLPKQPSSDASEAAGEMQVNGASSASAVVTEVPVNGAGASDAGRSEIEEQSVTI, from the exons atggcctccaccaccggctcCGGCCAGCAGCAATCCCCAAGCCCAG cagcagcagatgctGACCCGGGAGCCGGGGCAGAGAAGCTCGTGTTcgaggcgccgccgcagcccgtgAGGGAGGACTACGTCCAGAACGCCGTCAAGTTCCTCTCCCACCCCAAGGTCAAGGGCTCCCCCGTCGTCTACAGGCGGTCCTTCCTCGAGAAGAAGGGCCTCACCACCCAGGAGATCGACGAGGCCTTCCGAAGAGTCCCT GATCCGCAACCAAGTGCTACTACTGCTACTGCTTCACAACCACAGCAGCAGG CCAACAGCCAGAATCAATCCACTGGGGTGCAGACATACGCACCAGTGCAGTCTGTGCTGCCTGGAACCGCTGGCCCTGTTGTCCTTCGTACGCAGCCCAGGTTCAGCTGGTACCAAGCATTCCTTGCCGCAGGGCTGTTGCTTGGTTTTGGTGCTAGTGCTGCTGTCTTTATCAAG AAACTGTTCATTCCCAGGCTCAAGTCTTGGATACGCAGTGTTGTAGCAGAAGGTGATGAAATTCAAGGCAACCAACCCAAGGCCAAGATTGATGAGGAAACGGCAGAGGCTGTAAAGGCTTCTGCGTCTGCTGTTTCTGCTATTGCTAAAACAAACCAACAGCTGCTTGCTTCAAAGGATGAAG AGAAGAAGATACTTTCAACGTTAACACAAGCTCTAGATTCCCAAGCCAGGGAGTTAAAATCTTTGAGCGAGTCACTCAATCATAGCAGGGAATCCATAAACATTACCAGGGAGGATAGATTTTCTCAGTACCGCCCACTGGAAGAGCATGCCCCTCCTGCTATAAGGAACG GGCCAGTTAACAGTTCATGGAGAGCTTCTCAG CAAACTAACATGTATGGTGCATCAAACGGTGACTTCGGCTCCGGTTG GAGGTCTTCATTTGCGCCAGCACCTATTGAACCTACTGCTGGGTCATTTTCAAGATC GTGCTTTGAGCAGACGATGTCCACTGCACAACGTGGGGATAGGTCTTCTGGCAGTAAG CCATGGGAGATGCAGCAGTATTCACAGCAGAGGCCTGGTTATGGATCCAACTCTCAGTTGAGTGATGATGGATCATACACTGATGCCCAGGACAACTATCCTCCATCCTATCACCAGAATGGAAAGGCCCCTGATTTTCAAGCTGATGAGCCTAGGCCTTTGACCTACAACACTGGGATTGAGGAAAGACCGCCACCTCAGCGCCGCTGGATGCCCCCTCAGCCTCCAGGTGTTGTCATGCCAGAAGCAGCAGCTGCCATACGTCAACCAAAGACTCTTCCTAAGCAGCCCTCAAGCGATGCCTCTGAGGCAGCTGGTGAGATGCAGGTGAACGGTGCTTCAAGTGCATCGGCTGTTGTCACCGAGGTGCCTGTTAATGGTGCTGGTGCAAGTGATGCTGGACGTAGCGAGATCGAAGAACAATCAGTGACCATCTAA
- the LOC105913501 gene encoding SNF1-related protein kinase regulatory subunit beta-3 has protein sequence MMQEGVNVVGFEVPPSPDASYNNPVPGNEDEGREPPLVPPHLQHTLLSFPPSQDESSPLPQPQTVVLNHLYIEKESTRSVVALGITHRFRAKFVTVVLYKPVLRR, from the coding sequence ATGATGCAGGAAGGGGTCAATGTTGTTGGATTTGAAGTCCCACCTTCACCGGATGCTAGCTACAACAACCCTGTTCCTGGAAATGAAGATGAAGGTCGGGAGCCCCCATTGGTCCCTCCTCATCTCCAGCATACGCTACTGAGCTTCCCACCAAGCCAAGATGAATCGAGCCCCCTACCTCAACCCCAGACCGTGGTGCTCAACCACCTTTACATTGAGAAAGAGAGCACAAGATCCGTGGTTGCTCTGGGGATCACGCACCGGTTCAGGGCGAAGTTTGTGACAGTTGTTCTTTACAAGCCAGTGCTGAGGCGGTAG
- the LOC101771842 gene encoding abscisic acid 8'-hydroxylase 2 isoform X1, whose protein sequence is MDDGMKQFEAAAWKSQGLLPPAGAASPCFVGFSLVTAAAACLFLLAASSATYRFCVAIVSLLLKLKAKNRQDSSNNAQPPAPPGRGSGWWWCAVETLAFVAANGSGRGFYHFVGERHRRHGPPCFRTALFGATHVFVSSPAAARSLLAAEPAGFSKRYVRTVADLLGEHSLLCADHAAHRSLRRAVAPLFNARATASFTAAFDALTRGLMRDWLALATCRSPSSSSVVVLDAALGITFEAICDMLVATLPRDAKRRLQRDVLAVTRAMLAFPLRLPGTRFHAGLRARERIMEVLRREIASRRQRGHGGGGGDDMDFLQSLLLRSQQQQSENDDEALLTDEQILDNILTLIIAGQVTTATAITWMVKYLADSRDFQETLRSVQLELAPKQHQDCPLTLQHLSSMELAYKTVKESLRMASIVSWFPRVALEDCEVAGFQINKGWIVNIDARSLHYDPTIYDNPTTFDPSRFNGEDVKQPYSFLVFGAGGRTCLGMNLAKIMMLIFLHRLVTTFRFKTYGRWQTMTQALRSGQCFLGSGTDAPFTLHQHDEPCIDQIGSDDNLGAGINLP, encoded by the exons ATGGACGATGGCATGAAGCAGTTCGAAGCAGCAGCATGGAAAAGCCAaggtcttcttcctcctgctggtGCTGCTAGTCCCTGCTTCGTCGGCTTCTCCttggtcaccgccgccgccgcctgcctctTTCTCCTAGCCGCTTCGTCGGCGACATACCGCTTCTGCGTCGCCATCGTCTCCCTACTGCTCAAACTCAAAGCGAAAAATCGTCAGGACAGCAGCAATAATGCAcaaccgccggcgccaccggggagggggagcggctggtggtggtgcgcTGTGGAGACGCTGGCCTTCGTCGCCGCCAACGGCAGCGGCAGGGGCTTCTACCACTTCGTCGgagagcgccaccgccggcacgGCCCGCCCTGCTTCCGCACCGCGCTGTTCGGCGCCACCCACGTCTTCGtctcctcgcccgccgccgcccgctcgctcctcgccgccgagccCGCCGGCTTCTCCAAGCGCTACGTGCGCACCGTCGCCGACCTCCTCGGCGAGCACAGCCTCCTCTGCGCCGACCATGCCGCGCACCGCTCcctgcgccgcgccgtcgcgcccCTCTTCAACGCCCGGGCCACCgcctccttcaccgccgccttCGACGCCCTCACCCGCGGCCTCATGCGGGACTGGCTGGCGCTGGCCACCTGCcgctccccgtcctcctcctctgtcgTCGTGCTCGACGCCGCGCTCGGGATAACCTTCGAGGCGATCTGTGACATGCTCGTGGCCACGCTGCCGCGCGACGCCAAGAGGCGGCTGCAACGCGACGTGCTGGCCGTGACGCGGGCCATGCTGGCGTTTCCGCTCAGGCTGCCGGGCACGAGGTTCCACGCGGGCCTCCGGGCGCGGGAGAGGATCATGGAGGTGCTGAGGCGGGAGATCGCCTCCAGACGGCAGCGTGGtcacgggggcggcggcggcgacgacatgGACTTCCTGCAGAGCCTTCTCCTCaggagccagcagcagcagtcggAGAACGACGACGAGGCGCTCCTCACCGACGAGCAGATCCTCGACAACATCTTGACGCTCATCATCGCTG GCCAGGTAACCACAGCAACTGCAATTACATGGATGGTCAAGTATCTTGCCGACAGCAGAGACTTCCAAGAAACCTTAAGG TCGGTTCAGCTGGAGCTGGCACCCAAGCAGCACCAGGATTGCCCCCTTACGCTTCAACATCTCAGCAGCATGGAGCTTGCATACAAG ACGGTGAAAGAATCGCTGAGGATGGCCAGCATAGTTTCCTGGTTTCCAAGGGTAGCACTCGAGGACTGCGAGGTTGCAG GGTTTCAGATCAACAAGGGCTGGATTGTGAACATTGATGCGAGGTCCCTGCACTACGATCCGACGATTTACGACAACCCGACCACGTTTGATCCTTCAAGATTCAAC GGGGAGGATGTGAAGCAGCCGTACAGCTTCCTGGTGTTCGGAGCAGGCGGGAGAACCTGCTTGGGAATGAACCTCGCCAAGATCATGATGCTCATCTTCCTGCACCGGCTTGTTACAACCTTCAGGTTCAAAACAT ATGGGAGATGGCAGACGATGACACAAGCCTTGAGAAGTGGGCAATGTTTCCTAGGCTCAGGAACGGATGCCCCATTCACCTTACACCAACATGATGAACCATGCATAGATCAGATCGGATCGGATGATAACTTGGGGGCAGGAATTAATCTCCCGTAG
- the LOC101771842 gene encoding abscisic acid 8'-hydroxylase 4 isoform X2: MDDGMKQFEAAAWKSQGLLPPAGAASPCFVGFSLVTAAAACLFLLAASSATYRFCVAIVSLLLKLKAKNRQDSSNNAQPPAPPGRGSGWWWCAVETLAFVAANGSGRGFYHFVGERHRRHGPPCFRTALFGATHVFVSSPAAARSLLAAEPAGFSKRYVRTVADLLGEHSLLCADHAAHRSLRRAVAPLFNARATASFTAAFDALTRGLMRDWLALATCRSPSSSSVVVLDAALGITFEAICDMLVATLPRDAKRRLQRDVLAVTRAMLAFPLRLPGTRFHAGLRARERIMEVLRREIASRRQRGHGGGGGDDMDFLQSLLLRSQQQQSENDDEALLTDEQILDNILTLIIAGQVTTATAITWMVKYLADSRDFQETLRSVQLELAPKQHQDCPLTLQHLSSMELAYKTVKESLRMASIVSWFPRVALEDCEVAGFQINKGWIVNIDARSLHYDPTIYDNPTTFDPSRFNGEDVKQPYSFLVFGAGGRTCLGMNLAKIMMLIFLHRLVTTFRWEMADDDTSLEKWAMFPRLRNGCPIHLTPT, from the exons ATGGACGATGGCATGAAGCAGTTCGAAGCAGCAGCATGGAAAAGCCAaggtcttcttcctcctgctggtGCTGCTAGTCCCTGCTTCGTCGGCTTCTCCttggtcaccgccgccgccgcctgcctctTTCTCCTAGCCGCTTCGTCGGCGACATACCGCTTCTGCGTCGCCATCGTCTCCCTACTGCTCAAACTCAAAGCGAAAAATCGTCAGGACAGCAGCAATAATGCAcaaccgccggcgccaccggggagggggagcggctggtggtggtgcgcTGTGGAGACGCTGGCCTTCGTCGCCGCCAACGGCAGCGGCAGGGGCTTCTACCACTTCGTCGgagagcgccaccgccggcacgGCCCGCCCTGCTTCCGCACCGCGCTGTTCGGCGCCACCCACGTCTTCGtctcctcgcccgccgccgcccgctcgctcctcgccgccgagccCGCCGGCTTCTCCAAGCGCTACGTGCGCACCGTCGCCGACCTCCTCGGCGAGCACAGCCTCCTCTGCGCCGACCATGCCGCGCACCGCTCcctgcgccgcgccgtcgcgcccCTCTTCAACGCCCGGGCCACCgcctccttcaccgccgccttCGACGCCCTCACCCGCGGCCTCATGCGGGACTGGCTGGCGCTGGCCACCTGCcgctccccgtcctcctcctctgtcgTCGTGCTCGACGCCGCGCTCGGGATAACCTTCGAGGCGATCTGTGACATGCTCGTGGCCACGCTGCCGCGCGACGCCAAGAGGCGGCTGCAACGCGACGTGCTGGCCGTGACGCGGGCCATGCTGGCGTTTCCGCTCAGGCTGCCGGGCACGAGGTTCCACGCGGGCCTCCGGGCGCGGGAGAGGATCATGGAGGTGCTGAGGCGGGAGATCGCCTCCAGACGGCAGCGTGGtcacgggggcggcggcggcgacgacatgGACTTCCTGCAGAGCCTTCTCCTCaggagccagcagcagcagtcggAGAACGACGACGAGGCGCTCCTCACCGACGAGCAGATCCTCGACAACATCTTGACGCTCATCATCGCTG GCCAGGTAACCACAGCAACTGCAATTACATGGATGGTCAAGTATCTTGCCGACAGCAGAGACTTCCAAGAAACCTTAAGG TCGGTTCAGCTGGAGCTGGCACCCAAGCAGCACCAGGATTGCCCCCTTACGCTTCAACATCTCAGCAGCATGGAGCTTGCATACAAG ACGGTGAAAGAATCGCTGAGGATGGCCAGCATAGTTTCCTGGTTTCCAAGGGTAGCACTCGAGGACTGCGAGGTTGCAG GGTTTCAGATCAACAAGGGCTGGATTGTGAACATTGATGCGAGGTCCCTGCACTACGATCCGACGATTTACGACAACCCGACCACGTTTGATCCTTCAAGATTCAAC GGGGAGGATGTGAAGCAGCCGTACAGCTTCCTGGTGTTCGGAGCAGGCGGGAGAACCTGCTTGGGAATGAACCTCGCCAAGATCATGATGCTCATCTTCCTGCACCGGCTTGTTACAACCTTCAG ATGGGAGATGGCAGACGATGACACAAGCCTTGAGAAGTGGGCAATGTTTCCTAGGCTCAGGAACGGATGCCCCATTCACCTTACACCAACATGA
- the LOC101772652 gene encoding peroxisomal membrane protein PEX14 isoform X1, whose protein sequence is MASTTGSGQQQSPSPAAAADADPGAGAEKLVFEAPPQPVREDYVQNAVKFLSHPKVKGSPVVYRRSFLEKKGLTTQEIDEAFRRVPDPQPSATTATASQPQQQANSQNQSTGVQTYAPVQSVLPGTAGPVVLRTQPRFSWYQAFLAAGLLLGFGASAAVFIKKLFIPRLKSWIRSVVAEGDEIQGNQPKAKIDEETAEAVKASASAVSAIAKTNQQLLASKDEEKKILSTLTQALDSQARELKSLSESLNHSRESINITREDRFSQYRPLEEHAPPAIRNGPVNSSWRASQQTNMYGASNGDFGSGRSSFAPAPIEPTAGSFSRSYARRCPLHNVGIGLLAVSHGRCSSIHSRGLVMDPTLS, encoded by the exons atggcctccaccaccggctcCGGCCAGCAGCAATCCCCAAGCCCAG cagcagcagcagatgctGACCCGGGAGCCGGGGCAGAGAAGCTCGTGTTcgaggcgccgccgcagcccgtgAGGGAGGACTACGTCCAGAACGCCGTCAAGTTCCTCTCCCACCCCAAGGTCAAGGGCTCCCCCGTCGTCTACAGGCGGTCCTTCCTCGAGAAGAAGGGCCTCACCACCCAGGAGATCGACGAGGCCTTCCGAAGAGTCCCT GATCCGCAACCAAGTGCTACTACTGCTACTGCTTCACAACCACAGCAGCAGG CCAACAGCCAGAATCAATCCACTGGGGTGCAGACATACGCACCAGTGCAGTCTGTGCTGCCTGGAACCGCTGGCCCTGTTGTCCTTCGTACGCAGCCCAGGTTCAGCTGGTACCAAGCATTCCTTGCCGCAGGGCTGTTGCTTGGTTTTGGTGCTAGTGCTGCTGTCTTTATCAAG AAACTGTTCATTCCCAGGCTCAAGTCTTGGATACGCAGTGTTGTAGCAGAAGGTGATGAAATTCAAGGCAACCAACCCAAGGCCAAGATTGATGAGGAAACGGCAGAGGCTGTAAAGGCTTCTGCGTCTGCTGTTTCTGCTATTGCTAAAACAAACCAACAGCTGCTTGCTTCAAAGGATGAAG AGAAGAAGATACTTTCAACGTTAACACAAGCTCTAGATTCCCAAGCCAGGGAGTTAAAATCTTTGAGCGAGTCACTCAATCATAGCAGGGAATCCATAAACATTACCAGGGAGGATAGATTTTCTCAGTACCGCCCACTGGAAGAGCATGCCCCTCCTGCTATAAGGAACG GGCCAGTTAACAGTTCATGGAGAGCTTCTCAG CAAACTAACATGTATGGTGCATCAAACGGTGACTTCGGCTCCGG GAGGTCTTCATTTGCGCCAGCACCTATTGAACCTACTGCTGGGTCATTTTCAAGATCATATGCGAG ACGATGTCCACTGCACAACGTGGGGATAGGTCTTCTGGCAGTAAG CCATGGGAGATGCAGCAGTATTCACAGCAGAGGCCTGGTTATGGATCCAACTCTCAGTTGA
- the LOC101772652 gene encoding peroxisomal membrane protein PEX14 isoform X4, translating to MASTTGSGQQQSPSPAAAADADPGAGAEKLVFEAPPQPVREDYVQNAVKFLSHPKVKGSPVVYRRSFLEKKGLTTQEIDEAFRRVPDPQPSATTATASQPQQQANSQNQSTGVQTYAPVQSVLPGTAGPVVLRTQPRFSWYQAFLAAGLLLGFGASAAVFIKKLFIPRLKSWIRSVVAEGDEIQGNQPKAKIDEETAEAVKASASAVSAIAKTNQQLLASKDEEKKILSTLTQALDSQARELKSLSESLNHSRESINITREDRFSQYRPLEEHAPPAIRNGPVNSSWRASQQTNMYGASNGDFGSAGGLHLRQHLLNLLLGHFQDHMRDDVHCTTWG from the exons atggcctccaccaccggctcCGGCCAGCAGCAATCCCCAAGCCCAG cagcagcagcagatgctGACCCGGGAGCCGGGGCAGAGAAGCTCGTGTTcgaggcgccgccgcagcccgtgAGGGAGGACTACGTCCAGAACGCCGTCAAGTTCCTCTCCCACCCCAAGGTCAAGGGCTCCCCCGTCGTCTACAGGCGGTCCTTCCTCGAGAAGAAGGGCCTCACCACCCAGGAGATCGACGAGGCCTTCCGAAGAGTCCCT GATCCGCAACCAAGTGCTACTACTGCTACTGCTTCACAACCACAGCAGCAGG CCAACAGCCAGAATCAATCCACTGGGGTGCAGACATACGCACCAGTGCAGTCTGTGCTGCCTGGAACCGCTGGCCCTGTTGTCCTTCGTACGCAGCCCAGGTTCAGCTGGTACCAAGCATTCCTTGCCGCAGGGCTGTTGCTTGGTTTTGGTGCTAGTGCTGCTGTCTTTATCAAG AAACTGTTCATTCCCAGGCTCAAGTCTTGGATACGCAGTGTTGTAGCAGAAGGTGATGAAATTCAAGGCAACCAACCCAAGGCCAAGATTGATGAGGAAACGGCAGAGGCTGTAAAGGCTTCTGCGTCTGCTGTTTCTGCTATTGCTAAAACAAACCAACAGCTGCTTGCTTCAAAGGATGAAG AGAAGAAGATACTTTCAACGTTAACACAAGCTCTAGATTCCCAAGCCAGGGAGTTAAAATCTTTGAGCGAGTCACTCAATCATAGCAGGGAATCCATAAACATTACCAGGGAGGATAGATTTTCTCAGTACCGCCCACTGGAAGAGCATGCCCCTCCTGCTATAAGGAACG GGCCAGTTAACAGTTCATGGAGAGCTTCTCAG CAAACTAACATGTATGGTGCATCAAACGGTGACTTCGGCTCCG CAGGAGGTCTTCATTTGCGCCAGCACCTATTGAACCTACTGCTGGGTCATTTTCAAGATCATATGCGAG ACGATGTCCACTGCACAACGTGGGGATAG
- the LOC101772652 gene encoding peroxisomal membrane protein PEX14 isoform X3 gives MASTTGSGQQQSPSPAADADPGAGAEKLVFEAPPQPVREDYVQNAVKFLSHPKVKGSPVVYRRSFLEKKGLTTQEIDEAFRRVPDPQPSATTATASQPQQQANSQNQSTGVQTYAPVQSVLPGTAGPVVLRTQPRFSWYQAFLAAGLLLGFGASAAVFIKKLFIPRLKSWIRSVVAEGDEIQGNQPKAKIDEETAEAVKASASAVSAIAKTNQQLLASKDEEKKILSTLTQALDSQARELKSLSESLNHSRESINITREDRFSQYRPLEEHAPPAIRNGPVNSSWRASQQTNMYGASNGDFGSGRSSFAPAPIEPTAGSFSRSYARRCPLHNVGIGLLAVSHGRCSSIHSRGLVMDPTLS, from the exons atggcctccaccaccggctcCGGCCAGCAGCAATCCCCAAGCCCAG cagcagatgctGACCCGGGAGCCGGGGCAGAGAAGCTCGTGTTcgaggcgccgccgcagcccgtgAGGGAGGACTACGTCCAGAACGCCGTCAAGTTCCTCTCCCACCCCAAGGTCAAGGGCTCCCCCGTCGTCTACAGGCGGTCCTTCCTCGAGAAGAAGGGCCTCACCACCCAGGAGATCGACGAGGCCTTCCGAAGAGTCCCT GATCCGCAACCAAGTGCTACTACTGCTACTGCTTCACAACCACAGCAGCAGG CCAACAGCCAGAATCAATCCACTGGGGTGCAGACATACGCACCAGTGCAGTCTGTGCTGCCTGGAACCGCTGGCCCTGTTGTCCTTCGTACGCAGCCCAGGTTCAGCTGGTACCAAGCATTCCTTGCCGCAGGGCTGTTGCTTGGTTTTGGTGCTAGTGCTGCTGTCTTTATCAAG AAACTGTTCATTCCCAGGCTCAAGTCTTGGATACGCAGTGTTGTAGCAGAAGGTGATGAAATTCAAGGCAACCAACCCAAGGCCAAGATTGATGAGGAAACGGCAGAGGCTGTAAAGGCTTCTGCGTCTGCTGTTTCTGCTATTGCTAAAACAAACCAACAGCTGCTTGCTTCAAAGGATGAAG AGAAGAAGATACTTTCAACGTTAACACAAGCTCTAGATTCCCAAGCCAGGGAGTTAAAATCTTTGAGCGAGTCACTCAATCATAGCAGGGAATCCATAAACATTACCAGGGAGGATAGATTTTCTCAGTACCGCCCACTGGAAGAGCATGCCCCTCCTGCTATAAGGAACG GGCCAGTTAACAGTTCATGGAGAGCTTCTCAG CAAACTAACATGTATGGTGCATCAAACGGTGACTTCGGCTCCGG GAGGTCTTCATTTGCGCCAGCACCTATTGAACCTACTGCTGGGTCATTTTCAAGATCATATGCGAG ACGATGTCCACTGCACAACGTGGGGATAGGTCTTCTGGCAGTAAG CCATGGGAGATGCAGCAGTATTCACAGCAGAGGCCTGGTTATGGATCCAACTCTCAGTTGA
- the LOC101772652 gene encoding peroxisomal membrane protein PEX14 isoform X2: MASTTGSGQQQSPSPAAADADPGAGAEKLVFEAPPQPVREDYVQNAVKFLSHPKVKGSPVVYRRSFLEKKGLTTQEIDEAFRRVPDPQPSATTATASQPQQQANSQNQSTGVQTYAPVQSVLPGTAGPVVLRTQPRFSWYQAFLAAGLLLGFGASAAVFIKKLFIPRLKSWIRSVVAEGDEIQGNQPKAKIDEETAEAVKASASAVSAIAKTNQQLLASKDEEKKILSTLTQALDSQARELKSLSESLNHSRESINITREDRFSQYRPLEEHAPPAIRNGPVNSSWRASQQTNMYGASNGDFGSGRSSFAPAPIEPTAGSFSRSYARRCPLHNVGIGLLAVSHGRCSSIHSRGLVMDPTLS, encoded by the exons atggcctccaccaccggctcCGGCCAGCAGCAATCCCCAAGCCCAG cagcagcagatgctGACCCGGGAGCCGGGGCAGAGAAGCTCGTGTTcgaggcgccgccgcagcccgtgAGGGAGGACTACGTCCAGAACGCCGTCAAGTTCCTCTCCCACCCCAAGGTCAAGGGCTCCCCCGTCGTCTACAGGCGGTCCTTCCTCGAGAAGAAGGGCCTCACCACCCAGGAGATCGACGAGGCCTTCCGAAGAGTCCCT GATCCGCAACCAAGTGCTACTACTGCTACTGCTTCACAACCACAGCAGCAGG CCAACAGCCAGAATCAATCCACTGGGGTGCAGACATACGCACCAGTGCAGTCTGTGCTGCCTGGAACCGCTGGCCCTGTTGTCCTTCGTACGCAGCCCAGGTTCAGCTGGTACCAAGCATTCCTTGCCGCAGGGCTGTTGCTTGGTTTTGGTGCTAGTGCTGCTGTCTTTATCAAG AAACTGTTCATTCCCAGGCTCAAGTCTTGGATACGCAGTGTTGTAGCAGAAGGTGATGAAATTCAAGGCAACCAACCCAAGGCCAAGATTGATGAGGAAACGGCAGAGGCTGTAAAGGCTTCTGCGTCTGCTGTTTCTGCTATTGCTAAAACAAACCAACAGCTGCTTGCTTCAAAGGATGAAG AGAAGAAGATACTTTCAACGTTAACACAAGCTCTAGATTCCCAAGCCAGGGAGTTAAAATCTTTGAGCGAGTCACTCAATCATAGCAGGGAATCCATAAACATTACCAGGGAGGATAGATTTTCTCAGTACCGCCCACTGGAAGAGCATGCCCCTCCTGCTATAAGGAACG GGCCAGTTAACAGTTCATGGAGAGCTTCTCAG CAAACTAACATGTATGGTGCATCAAACGGTGACTTCGGCTCCGG GAGGTCTTCATTTGCGCCAGCACCTATTGAACCTACTGCTGGGTCATTTTCAAGATCATATGCGAG ACGATGTCCACTGCACAACGTGGGGATAGGTCTTCTGGCAGTAAG CCATGGGAGATGCAGCAGTATTCACAGCAGAGGCCTGGTTATGGATCCAACTCTCAGTTGA
- the LOC101772251 gene encoding uncharacterized protein LOC101772251, giving the protein MDGSGGIPLTQPPPAKEADEAAAALALTKRARKRSRYLSPPYTDTDVQEGGVAGEEEEPPDVSAAAALSALLDAALWHGHGVDPAALRFLALHRSRNRTTATGTFDNHPGPRAAAAAGSSHDGGTKKHSSPGGGGGGGVGHTKLNLSAGPAMPGPVDGSPALAKKKKNPNADGPMQDAAATVQAQAAGEHTWASQSASFAANGTYGAANPAPTPERRKKTKYKKRAKSAGPEQQHFGNPVALVLDYAAGAPLPSREHLVSTFRRFGLVIDSETAVAQDKRSARVAFATRAEAEAAFSCAGALGAAFAPPSAVPSLQDLPPIARGAPPPPLPKLPLTDIRSNLEMMIASLKATAEAAANSPDNLVGEMQGLLAKVDKKLQGRSATAAHHH; this is encoded by the coding sequence ATGGATGGGAGCGGCGGCATCCCGCTGACCCAACCGCCTCCCGCCAAGGAGGCCGACGAGGCCGCAGCGGCACTGGCCCTCACCAAGCGTGCCCGCAAGAGGAGCAGGTACCTCTCCCCTCCCTACACCGACACTGATGTCCAGGAGGGGGGTgtcgccggggaggaggaggagccgcccGATgtctccgccgcggcggcgctgtccGCTCTCCTAGACGCCGCGCTTTGGCATGGGCATGGGGTGGATCCGGCGGCCCTCCGTTTCCTGGCGCTGCACAGGAGCAGGAATAGGACCACCGCCACCGGGACCTTCGACAATCACCCCggtccccgtgccgccgccgccgccggcagctcaCACGACGGTGGTACCAAGAAGCACTCATcacctggtggtggtggtggtggtggtgtcggCCACACGAAGCTCAACCTCAGCGCAGGCCCTGCCATGCCCGGGCCTGTTGACGGATCCCCTGCCCtggccaagaagaagaagaatcccaACGCAGATGGCCCAATGCAGGATGCTGCAGCAACGGTACAAGCACAAGCTGCTGGTGAGCACACTTGGGCATCCCAATCGGCCAGTTTTGCTGCCAATGGAACCTACGGCGCCGCCAATCCTGCGCCGAcgccggagaggaggaagaagacgaagtacaagaaaagggCGAAGAGCGCCGGGCCGGAGCAGCAGCACTTCGGGAACCCCGTGGCGCTCGTCCTCGACTACGCGGCGGGGGCTCCTCTCCCCTCCAGAGAGCACCTCGTCTCCACGTTCCGCCGGTTCGGCCTCGTGATCGACTCCGAGACCGCCGTCGCCCAGGACAAGCGCAGCGCGCGCGTGGCGTTCGCCACCAGggccgaggcggaggccgcCTTCAGCTGCGCGGGAGCCCTCGGCGCCGCGTTCGCGCCTCCGTCCGCGGTGCCGAGCCTCCAGGACCTCCCTCCCATCGCTcgcggcgcgccgcctccgcctctcccgAAGCTCCCGCTCACGGACATCAGGAGTAACCTTGAGATGATGATCGCGTCGTTGAAGGCTacggcggaggcagcggcgaaCTCGCCCGATAACCTTGTGGGAGAAATGCAGGGTCTTCTGGCCAAGGTTGACAAGAAGCTGCAGGGTCGTTCTGCTACCGCTGCTCATCACCATTAA